In Amycolatopsis endophytica, the following are encoded in one genomic region:
- a CDS encoding MFS transporter encodes MTAQNTGPAVTDAGRGLELRALVSGSVGNLLEQYDNLVYAYSTVYLSAQFFAEGSALSSLLSTFAVFAVGFLARPVGTVVFGHIGDKLGRRPALLASVVLMGTATVLIGLLPGYATIGVTAPVLLVLLRLFQGFAVAGEWAGSAAMLVEYATPRTRGRYGSLNQVSTAAGFLVAAAVVALNSLFWSEQGMQDFGWRVPFLVGALTALVAILLRFGLEDTPAFREQAAAGETVASPLKLALRTQKSAMARGFFFTVSWTVAYFFFLTYLPTHLRSQVGVEPGVVEASNLVGLVVLTVAIFGFGVLSDRIGRKPLLLVGSGGFVVLSFPVMWLFSTGDTAGVYLGQVLIALVLAAFSGPGPAALAELFPTNVRYSALGIGYNFSVMAFGGTAGFIATAVIDATGTPLLVALLPTTAAVITFVTVCLMPETYRTELR; translated from the coding sequence ATGACGGCACAGAACACCGGTCCGGCGGTGACCGACGCCGGCCGCGGGCTCGAACTCCGCGCGCTCGTCTCCGGCAGCGTCGGAAACCTGCTCGAACAGTACGACAACCTCGTCTACGCCTACTCCACCGTCTACCTGTCGGCGCAGTTCTTCGCCGAGGGCAGTGCGCTGTCGTCGCTGCTGTCCACGTTCGCGGTCTTCGCGGTCGGCTTCCTGGCCCGGCCGGTCGGGACCGTCGTCTTCGGGCACATCGGCGACAAGCTCGGCCGTCGTCCCGCGTTGCTGGCCAGCGTGGTCCTGATGGGCACCGCGACCGTCCTCATCGGACTGCTGCCCGGGTACGCCACGATCGGTGTGACCGCGCCCGTGCTCCTGGTGCTGCTGCGGCTGTTCCAGGGCTTCGCGGTCGCCGGTGAGTGGGCGGGCTCCGCGGCGATGCTCGTCGAGTACGCCACCCCGCGCACCCGCGGTCGCTACGGCAGCCTCAACCAGGTCAGCACCGCGGCCGGGTTCCTCGTGGCCGCCGCGGTCGTCGCCCTGAACTCGCTGTTCTGGAGCGAGCAGGGCATGCAGGACTTCGGGTGGCGCGTACCGTTCCTCGTCGGCGCGCTCACCGCGCTCGTCGCGATCCTGCTGCGGTTCGGGCTGGAGGACACTCCGGCCTTCCGCGAGCAGGCGGCCGCGGGGGAGACGGTCGCCAGCCCGCTGAAGCTGGCCCTGCGCACGCAGAAGTCCGCGATGGCCCGCGGGTTCTTCTTCACGGTGAGCTGGACGGTCGCGTACTTCTTCTTCCTCACCTACCTGCCCACCCACCTGCGCAGCCAGGTCGGCGTCGAACCCGGCGTCGTGGAGGCGTCGAACCTCGTGGGCCTGGTCGTGCTCACCGTGGCGATCTTCGGCTTCGGGGTGCTGTCCGACCGCATCGGCCGGAAACCGTTGCTGCTCGTCGGGTCCGGCGGGTTCGTGGTACTCAGCTTCCCGGTCATGTGGCTGTTCTCCACCGGCGACACCGCCGGCGTCTACCTCGGCCAGGTCCTCATCGCCCTCGTCCTGGCCGCGTTCTCCGGGCCAGGGCCCGCCGCGCTCGCCGAACTGTTCCCCACCAACGTGCGCTATTCCGCGCTGGGCATCGGCTACAACTTCTCCGTCATGGCCTTCGGCGGGACCGCCGGGTTCATCGCCACCGCCGTGATCGACGCGACCGGCACCCCGCTCCTCGTGGCCCTCCTCCCGACCACCGCGGCGGTGATCACCTTCGTCACCGTCTGCCTGATGCCCGAGACCTACCGGACCGAACTGAGGTGA
- a CDS encoding alpha/beta fold hydrolase: MTSTPTSAPVQDGWTEPPARVAGHLAAVAAMWQELPQLLPKMIAAPDDFFDAEAPIGAIARRLAAIPRTTAPQPSADGEVEVLAGTAFTHHFTDAPGDGETVRWHYVESGPADAEPVIFLHGVPDSWFQWHLVMAAISDRYRCIAVDLKGYGQSGKRTGDYRQEGVADQLIALLDTIGVDRFSLVTHDRGTPPADHLVAKVPDRVVRYGRGQQHLWHLHPTLHPQELMFTAPTAPFVLEDARTTTIVAYTALGAKPVDDELLVRTIAEFSYPGINTAVPRYFNSSSFRQEWVERRTRLMPAWRCPVLLLQGRDDPGQPYEFYRDPAVLAMLPEGSGLHLLDAGHFWPFEAPAEAAEVIRGFLDGEN; this comes from the coding sequence ATGACGTCCACGCCCACCAGCGCCCCCGTACAGGACGGCTGGACCGAGCCACCCGCGCGGGTGGCCGGGCACCTGGCCGCGGTGGCGGCGATGTGGCAGGAGCTACCACAACTGCTGCCGAAGATGATCGCCGCCCCGGATGACTTCTTCGACGCGGAGGCCCCGATCGGTGCGATCGCCCGCCGCCTGGCGGCCATCCCGCGAACCACCGCGCCCCAGCCCTCCGCCGACGGCGAGGTCGAAGTGCTGGCAGGCACCGCGTTCACCCACCACTTCACCGACGCACCCGGCGACGGGGAGACCGTGCGGTGGCACTACGTCGAGAGCGGGCCCGCCGACGCCGAGCCGGTGATCTTCCTGCACGGCGTGCCGGACTCCTGGTTCCAGTGGCACCTGGTGATGGCGGCCATCTCCGACCGGTACCGCTGCATCGCCGTCGATCTCAAGGGCTACGGCCAGTCCGGCAAGCGCACCGGCGACTACCGGCAGGAAGGTGTCGCCGACCAGCTCATCGCCTTGCTGGACACGATCGGCGTCGACCGCTTCAGCCTCGTCACCCACGACCGCGGAACGCCGCCCGCGGATCACCTGGTCGCCAAGGTGCCGGACCGGGTCGTCCGCTACGGCCGGGGCCAGCAGCACCTGTGGCACCTGCACCCCACCCTGCACCCCCAGGAGCTGATGTTCACCGCGCCCACCGCCCCGTTCGTGCTGGAGGACGCCCGCACCACCACGATCGTCGCCTACACGGCCCTCGGGGCGAAACCGGTCGACGACGAACTCCTCGTCCGCACCATCGCGGAGTTCTCCTACCCCGGCATCAACACCGCCGTTCCCCGCTACTTCAACTCCTCGTCCTTCCGGCAGGAGTGGGTGGAGCGCCGCACCCGCCTGATGCCCGCCTGGCGCTGCCCGGTGCTGCTCCTGCAGGGCAGGGACGACCCCGGCCAGCCGTACGAGTTCTACCGCGACCCCGCCGTGCTGGCGATGCTGCCGGAGGGCAGCGGGCTGCACCTGCTGGACGCCGGTCACTTCTGGCCGTTCGAGGCTCCGGCGGAGGCGGCGGAGGTCATCCGCGGTTTCCTGGACGGCGAGAACTGA
- a CDS encoding YciI family protein — MSTDIDGMTWAGLMERSRGLGLHAEQLFLVRSTPVDGFGPVEAALAEHLPYQKRLEDSGVMFAAGPLASADGAEWNGEGVFVYRAADLDEATRMAEADPMHARGARRFEIRAWCLNEGSTTRSP, encoded by the coding sequence ATGAGCACTGACATCGACGGCATGACCTGGGCGGGGCTGATGGAGCGCTCCCGCGGGCTCGGCCTGCACGCCGAGCAGCTGTTCCTGGTCCGCTCCACACCCGTCGACGGGTTCGGACCGGTCGAGGCGGCGCTGGCGGAGCACCTGCCCTACCAGAAGCGCCTGGAGGACAGCGGCGTGATGTTCGCGGCGGGCCCGCTGGCCTCCGCGGACGGGGCCGAGTGGAACGGCGAGGGCGTGTTCGTCTACCGCGCCGCGGACCTCGACGAGGCCACCCGGATGGCCGAGGCCGATCCGATGCACGCGCGCGGGGCGCGGCGGTTCGAGATCAGGGCGTGGTGCCTGAACGAGGGCAGCACCACCCGGTCACCGTAA
- a CDS encoding SDR family NAD(P)-dependent oxidoreductase, with product MTLRDRITVVTGAAGGIGAAVAGRLAGLGATVVRADIAYDTATPGQVHLDVTDPASWERLRDTVHRHHGPVGLLVNNAGVSARADLLSTSDDEFTHVFAVNAFGPWRGIKTFAEDLAGTRGSVINVGSIYGVTTPPAGAATVPSSVAYQMSKAAVHQLTKVAAVELAPRGVRVNAVLPGVFRTPLLADLPPEALHARVHGAPLARPGELDELAAVLAFLAGPGSSFVTGTLLPVDGGYLAAS from the coding sequence GTGACGCTGCGGGACAGGATCACGGTGGTGACCGGCGCCGCCGGCGGGATCGGGGCCGCCGTGGCGGGCCGGCTCGCCGGGCTCGGTGCCACCGTCGTGCGCGCCGACATCGCCTACGACACCGCGACCCCCGGTCAGGTCCACCTCGACGTCACCGATCCCGCCTCCTGGGAGCGGCTCCGGGACACCGTCCACCGGCACCACGGCCCGGTCGGTCTGCTGGTCAACAACGCCGGGGTCAGTGCGCGCGCCGACCTGCTGTCCACCTCCGACGACGAGTTCACCCACGTGTTCGCCGTGAACGCCTTCGGGCCGTGGCGCGGCATCAAGACCTTCGCCGAGGACCTCGCCGGCACGCGCGGCTCGGTGATCAACGTAGGGTCGATCTACGGCGTCACCACTCCACCGGCGGGCGCCGCGACGGTGCCGTCGTCGGTCGCCTACCAGATGAGCAAGGCCGCCGTGCACCAGCTGACGAAGGTCGCGGCCGTCGAACTCGCGCCCCGTGGCGTGCGCGTCAACGCCGTGCTGCCCGGTGTGTTCCGCACCCCGCTGCTGGCGGACCTCCCGCCGGAGGCGCTGCACGCCCGTGTGCACGGTGCCCCGCTGGCCCGGCCCGGGGAACTGGACGAGCTGGCCGCGGTGCTCGCCTTCCTCGCCGGTCCGGGCTCCTCGTTCGTCACCGGCACGCTGCTGCCGGTCGACGGCGGATACCTCGCGGCCTCCTGA
- a CDS encoding VOC family protein has translation MPLHRLTRVTIGVPNVEQTRAYYTEFGLTPAGHGLATTDGGEQLRIEHAPRRRLLGIDVGADDRDDLDRILSRLRALDLDPLDGGDHVTAVEPISGIRTTVTISGRISQEPVSTPYNFPGNPQRPDVRAPGVLREEAVRPRKLGHVVLGSTDAAATQRFFTEGIGFKVSDVVPGMAAFLRCSTDHHNLLVQQAPVDFLHHTSWQVDDVDEVGRGASAMLAADPGRHVWGLGRHHIGSNFFWYLKDPAGNFSEYYSDLDCIVDDALWKPGTFEGTRALFSWGPPPPPSFLAPEDLAAVMTGAHAPH, from the coding sequence ATGCCCCTGCACCGATTGACCCGCGTCACCATCGGCGTGCCCAACGTCGAGCAGACCCGCGCCTACTACACCGAGTTCGGTCTCACTCCCGCCGGCCACGGCCTGGCCACCACCGACGGTGGCGAGCAGTTGCGGATCGAGCACGCACCGCGCCGCCGCCTGCTCGGCATCGATGTCGGCGCCGACGACCGCGATGACCTCGACCGGATCCTCAGCCGGCTGCGCGCGCTCGATCTCGACCCGCTCGACGGCGGCGACCACGTGACGGCGGTGGAGCCGATCTCGGGGATCCGCACCACCGTCACCATCTCCGGCCGGATCAGCCAGGAGCCGGTTTCGACGCCCTACAACTTCCCCGGGAACCCGCAACGGCCCGACGTGCGCGCCCCCGGCGTCCTGCGCGAGGAAGCGGTGCGCCCCCGCAAACTCGGCCACGTCGTGCTGGGTTCGACCGACGCCGCGGCGACCCAGCGCTTCTTCACCGAAGGAATCGGGTTCAAGGTCTCCGATGTCGTTCCCGGCATGGCGGCTTTCCTGCGGTGTTCCACCGACCACCACAACCTGCTGGTGCAGCAGGCGCCGGTCGACTTCCTGCACCACACCTCCTGGCAGGTCGACGACGTCGACGAGGTCGGCAGGGGAGCGAGCGCCATGCTCGCCGCCGACCCGGGCAGGCACGTGTGGGGGCTGGGCAGGCATCACATCGGTTCGAACTTCTTCTGGTACCTCAAGGATCCGGCGGGCAACTTCTCCGAGTACTACTCCGACCTCGACTGCATCGTCGACGACGCGCTCTGGAAGCCGGGCACGTTCGAAGGAACACGAGCGCTGTTCTCGTGGGGCCCGCCGCCGCCACCGTCGTTCCTCGCGCCCGAGGATCTGGCGGCGGTCATGACCGGGGCGCACGCGCCGCACTGA
- a CDS encoding C45 family autoproteolytic acyltransferase/hydolase, whose translation MDHPRMIAVQGSHRQMGEQLGERTADLIARSLETYVGRFHDDAGLSDADIDRWGRVYLDVASSYSPEIAGMLEGMAAGSGHPAHRLAALNARTEMLYGTGYRDEGCTSLSVLPRYTADGHTLLAQNWDWHPEQAEVTFLLATRDESGFSVLSLTEAGMLAKSGLNSAGLGVCANLLVSDLDRGGVGVPYHYLLRAALQAKTMSAAHRRLLPVERISSGNVLLADAGGESVDFELAPGVFGTLFPEDGLITHSNHFQARLPLQDRKAATSALTLLRPVRARHLLEPALEQRRVGVADVVATLRDEWSFPDGICRHPDPEIPVADRNATVYSLVMDLTDRVLWIAPGPPSRHAYARWDLATLFDRTSEAPLEFPPSAGTVLA comes from the coding sequence ATGGACCATCCGCGCATGATCGCGGTGCAGGGCAGCCATCGCCAGATGGGCGAGCAGCTCGGCGAGCGCACCGCGGACCTGATCGCCCGCAGCCTGGAGACCTACGTGGGCCGGTTCCACGACGACGCCGGCCTCAGCGACGCCGACATCGACCGCTGGGGACGCGTCTACCTGGACGTGGCGTCGTCCTATTCGCCGGAGATCGCCGGGATGCTGGAGGGGATGGCCGCCGGATCCGGGCACCCCGCGCACCGGCTCGCGGCGCTCAACGCGCGCACGGAGATGCTCTACGGCACCGGGTACCGCGACGAAGGCTGCACTTCGCTGTCGGTCCTGCCGCGCTACACCGCGGACGGGCACACCCTGCTCGCTCAGAACTGGGACTGGCATCCGGAGCAGGCGGAGGTCACCTTCCTGCTGGCCACCCGCGACGAGAGCGGTTTCAGCGTGCTGTCGCTGACCGAGGCGGGCATGCTCGCCAAAAGCGGGCTCAACTCGGCGGGACTGGGTGTCTGCGCCAACCTGCTGGTGTCCGATCTGGACCGCGGCGGAGTCGGCGTGCCCTACCACTACCTGCTCCGCGCGGCGCTGCAGGCGAAAACGATGTCGGCCGCGCACCGGCGGTTGCTGCCCGTGGAACGGATTTCCTCCGGCAACGTCCTGCTCGCCGACGCCGGCGGGGAGTCCGTCGACTTCGAACTCGCGCCCGGGGTGTTCGGCACCCTGTTCCCCGAAGACGGCCTGATCACCCACTCCAACCACTTCCAGGCCCGGCTGCCGCTGCAGGATCGAAAGGCGGCGACCAGCGCGCTCACCCTGCTCCGCCCGGTGCGGGCCCGGCACCTGCTGGAGCCCGCGCTCGAACAGCGCCGCGTCGGGGTCGCCGACGTGGTCGCGACACTGCGGGACGAGTGGTCCTTCCCGGACGGCATCTGCCGCCACCCCGACCCGGAGATCCCCGTGGCCGACCGCAACGCCACGGTGTACTCACTGGTGATGGACCTGACCGACCGGGTGCTGTGGATCGCGCCCGGCCCGCCGAGCCGGCACGCCTACGCACGCTGGGACCTGGCCACCCTGTTCGACCGGACGTCGGAGGCGCCGCTGGAGTTCCCCCCGAGTGCCGGGACGGTGCTCGCGTGA
- a CDS encoding SDR family NAD(P)-dependent oxidoreductase produces the protein MTMGAVLVIGSGGGIGRAVAARLRADGWSVTGTDLPGIDLSRSGVVAPHVERLWDEHGGFDALVHAAGVFPAVPVAESDEDLFDRVFAVNTRSALSAGAQFVRCCRTGNRPGAMVFLSSGAALRARPGTAVYAASKAALDALVRGFALEHGRDGIRCTAVAPGFVDVGSALNPVPESYVDAVRAGSVQGRLGRPDDVAAVVAWLLGEDAGWVNGRTVPVDGGDGIGSVTAPSWLS, from the coding sequence ATGACCATGGGCGCGGTCCTGGTGATCGGATCCGGCGGCGGGATCGGACGTGCCGTGGCCGCCCGCCTCCGGGCCGATGGCTGGTCGGTCACCGGCACCGACCTGCCCGGGATCGACCTCTCCCGCAGCGGCGTCGTCGCGCCGCACGTCGAGCGGCTGTGGGACGAGCACGGTGGGTTCGACGCACTCGTCCACGCGGCGGGAGTGTTCCCGGCCGTGCCCGTCGCCGAGAGCGACGAGGATCTGTTCGACCGCGTGTTCGCCGTCAACACGCGGTCTGCCCTGAGCGCGGGAGCGCAGTTCGTCCGCTGCTGCCGCACCGGCAACCGGCCCGGGGCGATGGTGTTCCTCAGCAGCGGAGCCGCCCTCCGCGCCCGGCCCGGCACCGCCGTCTACGCGGCGTCGAAGGCGGCACTGGACGCGCTCGTGCGCGGCTTCGCACTCGAGCACGGCCGGGACGGGATCCGCTGCACCGCTGTGGCGCCCGGATTCGTCGACGTCGGATCGGCGCTCAACCCGGTTCCGGAGTCCTATGTGGACGCGGTGCGGGCGGGTAGCGTGCAGGGGCGCCTCGGCCGGCCGGACGACGTCGCGGCGGTGGTCGCCTGGTTGCTCGGTGAGGACGCCGGATGGGTCAACGGGCGCACGGTGCCCGTCGACGGCGGCGACGGCATCGGCTCGGTGACCGCGCCCAGCTGGCTCAGCTGA
- a CDS encoding AraC family transcriptional regulator, producing MTASIEIAHQPRVEDAVGRSLAAYKRYETHDLDIAEVEIRRFMAPGRLRACPGDRDGVDARAFYADTGSVGVGRMSYGAEVTVDRPAGSRYLGVAIPLSGHLRLWRGREAVDARAGKSLVVIAPQGRIVTEWSADCDALMLRVTTSALARAARVLTGAHEPDSPPRFVHQVLTLEQGHAVYSAARLLAEVFGRYDDVTAVPNGVLHQLSEHALSAVLLGLEHDLSRPTRPPYRAAPSDVVRSAMRMVEDETAAEFNVNELARRLGVTARALQLGFRRALDRTPREYIRQIRLERAHRELLAADATDGTTVTEIATRWGFFHTGRFATAYRAVYGVTPSVSLKGGTEEERPPRVV from the coding sequence ATGACCGCATCGATCGAGATCGCCCACCAGCCGCGCGTCGAGGACGCCGTGGGACGCTCACTCGCCGCCTACAAGCGTTACGAGACGCACGATCTCGACATCGCGGAGGTGGAGATCAGGCGGTTCATGGCGCCGGGCAGGCTACGGGCCTGCCCCGGCGACCGTGACGGCGTCGACGCACGCGCCTTCTACGCCGACACCGGTTCGGTGGGGGTCGGGCGGATGAGTTACGGAGCGGAGGTGACCGTCGACCGGCCCGCCGGTTCCCGGTACCTCGGCGTCGCGATCCCGCTGTCGGGCCACCTGCGCCTGTGGCGGGGCCGCGAGGCCGTGGACGCGCGGGCAGGGAAGTCCCTCGTCGTGATCGCGCCGCAGGGGCGCATCGTCACCGAATGGAGTGCCGACTGCGATGCCCTCATGCTGCGCGTCACGACCTCCGCGCTGGCTCGCGCGGCGCGCGTGCTGACGGGAGCCCACGAGCCCGACAGCCCGCCGCGATTCGTGCACCAAGTGCTGACGCTGGAGCAGGGGCACGCCGTGTACAGCGCCGCCAGGCTGCTCGCCGAGGTCTTCGGCCGGTACGACGACGTCACGGCCGTCCCCAACGGAGTACTGCACCAGCTGTCCGAACACGCGCTCAGCGCGGTCCTGCTCGGACTGGAGCACGACCTGAGCCGGCCCACCAGGCCGCCCTACCGCGCGGCACCGAGTGACGTGGTGCGCTCGGCGATGCGGATGGTCGAGGACGAGACCGCCGCGGAGTTCAACGTCAACGAGCTGGCGCGGCGACTGGGGGTCACCGCGCGCGCCCTCCAGCTGGGCTTCCGCCGCGCGCTCGACCGGACCCCGCGCGAATACATCCGACAGATCCGGCTCGAGCGGGCCCATCGCGAACTGCTGGCGGCCGACGCCACCGACGGCACCACCGTCACCGAGATCGCGACCAGGTGGGGGTTCTTCCACACCGGACGGTTCGCCACCGCCTATCGGGCCGTCTACGGCGTCACGCCGTCGGTGAGCCTGAAGGGCGGTACCGAGGAGGAGCGCCCGCCGCGGGTTGTCTGA
- a CDS encoding GntR family transcriptional regulator, producing the protein MNGTASTRADAVFRVLRHDILRGRFEPGQKLRLAELQSRYDVSSGVLREVLPRLAEQGLATATAQQGYRVVTVSESGLRDLTDARVALEPLVARMATERGDVEYEGAVLAAHHALARAPLTGEDGDVSEDWISRHETFHHTVLQGCGNSHLLDAAERLRRISAVYRYWSAGETERVHRDLAAEHRAICEAAVARDGEAVATLLAEHIELTTRLLLQSTGRRTAGAEQATAG; encoded by the coding sequence GTGAACGGCACAGCCAGTACCCGCGCGGACGCCGTGTTCCGCGTCCTGCGCCATGACATCCTCCGCGGCCGGTTCGAGCCGGGGCAGAAGCTCCGGCTCGCCGAGCTGCAGAGCCGGTACGACGTCAGCAGCGGCGTCCTGCGCGAAGTGCTGCCCCGCCTGGCCGAGCAGGGGCTCGCGACGGCCACCGCGCAGCAGGGCTACCGCGTCGTGACCGTCTCCGAGTCCGGCCTCCGCGACCTCACCGACGCCCGGGTCGCGCTCGAGCCGCTGGTGGCCCGCATGGCCACCGAACGCGGGGACGTCGAGTACGAGGGCGCCGTGCTCGCGGCCCACCACGCGCTCGCCCGCGCCCCGCTCACCGGCGAGGACGGCGATGTGAGCGAGGACTGGATCAGCCGCCACGAAACCTTTCACCACACGGTGCTGCAGGGCTGCGGCAACAGCCATCTCCTCGATGCCGCCGAACGACTGCGCAGGATCTCCGCGGTCTACCGCTACTGGTCGGCCGGGGAGACCGAACGGGTCCACCGCGATCTCGCGGCGGAGCACCGGGCGATCTGCGAGGCCGCCGTGGCGCGGGACGGGGAGGCCGTGGCCACCCTGCTCGCCGAGCACATCGAGCTGACCACCCGGCTGTTGCTGCAGAGTACGGGGCGGCGCACCGCCGGAGCGGAGCAGGCCACAGCCGGGTGA
- a CDS encoding polysaccharide deacetylase family protein, giving the protein MSRGTVCLTFDFDAISLWIARDQTTPGPVSRGEFGAYAIGRILTLLRRHGVSSTFFVPGHTLETYPAQCEAIAAAGHEIALHGYAHEPVSTLDRDAELAVNRRSAELIEKLTGRPPSGHRTPSWDFTENTIAILTELGVEYDSSLMGTDFEPYLARSGDRCDPDGPYAFGAASSVVELPVSWTLDDYPHLEFLRTARYVMPGLQDAGEMFARFRRDVEYMAGTVDDGVVTVTLHPQVVGRGARMVALEEFITGCLDLGVVFARCADVARRVRPALLGA; this is encoded by the coding sequence GTGAGCCGCGGGACCGTCTGCCTGACCTTCGACTTCGACGCCATCTCGCTGTGGATCGCGCGCGATCAGACCACACCGGGACCGGTGTCACGCGGCGAGTTCGGCGCCTACGCGATCGGCCGCATCCTGACCTTGCTGCGTCGCCACGGCGTTTCCTCGACCTTTTTCGTCCCCGGGCACACCCTGGAGACCTACCCGGCGCAGTGCGAAGCGATCGCGGCGGCGGGACACGAGATCGCGCTGCACGGTTATGCCCACGAGCCGGTGTCCACTCTGGACCGCGATGCCGAGCTGGCGGTCAACCGGCGGTCGGCGGAGCTGATCGAGAAGCTGACCGGGCGCCCGCCGTCCGGCCACCGCACGCCGAGCTGGGATTTCACCGAGAACACGATCGCGATCCTGACCGAACTGGGTGTGGAGTACGACTCCTCCCTGATGGGCACCGACTTCGAGCCCTATCTGGCGCGTTCGGGCGACCGTTGCGACCCGGACGGACCGTACGCCTTCGGCGCGGCGTCGTCGGTGGTCGAACTGCCGGTGTCCTGGACGCTGGACGACTACCCGCACCTGGAGTTCCTGCGCACAGCGCGGTACGTGATGCCCGGGTTGCAGGACGCGGGGGAGATGTTCGCCCGGTTCCGCCGCGACGTGGAGTACATGGCAGGCACCGTCGACGACGGGGTCGTGACCGTGACGTTGCACCCGCAGGTCGTCGGGCGGGGCGCGCGCATGGTGGCGCTGGAGGAGTTCATCACCGGCTGCCTGGACCTCGGTGTGGTCTTCGCGCGGTGCGCCGATGTCGCGCGGCGGGTCCGTCCCGCTCTCCTGGGGGCATGA
- a CDS encoding fumarylacetoacetate hydrolase family protein codes for MRLGSMDGRAVMVEEGGELAIDVAKASEGRFGPGIQLIYENWQAFTEWAATAGLGREHARPVRRDELEAPSPAPRQVFAIGLNYRDHADESGLAHPEVPPTFTKFVSSFTGPEGELVLPADTVDWEAELVVVIGRTARQVPAARAWSHVAGLTVGQDYSERTLQLAGPAPQFSLGKSHPGFAPQGPWLVTPDALPRLDDLEVRCTVNGETVQHGRTGDMIFGVPELIEFLSSVVTLTPGDVIFTGTPAGVGAAREPRRFLRPGDIVETTIAGLGGLRQICVAK; via the coding sequence ATGCGTCTCGGATCGATGGATGGTCGCGCGGTCATGGTCGAGGAGGGCGGGGAGCTCGCCATCGACGTGGCCAAGGCGAGTGAGGGCCGGTTCGGTCCCGGTATCCAGCTGATCTACGAGAACTGGCAGGCGTTCACGGAGTGGGCCGCGACCGCCGGACTCGGCCGCGAGCACGCCCGGCCCGTGCGGCGGGACGAGCTCGAGGCCCCGTCGCCCGCACCGCGGCAGGTGTTTGCCATCGGCCTGAACTACCGCGACCACGCCGACGAGTCCGGTCTGGCCCACCCCGAGGTCCCGCCCACCTTCACCAAGTTCGTCTCCTCCTTCACCGGCCCGGAGGGCGAACTGGTCCTGCCCGCGGACACCGTGGACTGGGAAGCGGAACTGGTCGTGGTGATCGGACGGACCGCGCGGCAGGTACCGGCGGCGCGGGCGTGGAGCCACGTCGCCGGGCTGACCGTGGGCCAGGACTACTCCGAGCGCACGCTCCAGCTCGCCGGGCCGGCTCCGCAGTTCTCGCTCGGCAAGTCCCATCCCGGGTTCGCCCCGCAAGGGCCGTGGCTGGTGACGCCGGACGCGCTGCCGCGCCTCGACGACCTGGAGGTGCGGTGCACGGTCAACGGTGAGACCGTCCAGCACGGACGTACCGGTGACATGATCTTCGGGGTCCCCGAGCTGATCGAGTTCCTGTCCTCGGTGGTGACCCTGACGCCGGGCGACGTCATCTTCACCGGAACGCCCGCCGGGGTGGGCGCGGCACGGGAGCCGCGGCGATTCCTCCGGCCCGGTGACATCGTGGAAACCACCATCGCGGGCCTCGGTGGCCTGCGTCAGATCTGCGTCGCGAAATGA